The genomic DNA TCTGTGGTTGCGCTTGCTTGAGAATCGGGAAGCTAGAGGTGTTTTGGTTCCTATTTGGTTCTACCGTGCGTCAATGATTGAAGATTACGGTGTAAACTTTCTGACGACATCATTGTCGGTGTCTCTTCATAGGGAGGAGACACAATTCTTTTAGATGGAGATCCCATGTCAGAAGTACCTTACCCTTCACTTGTGACCGACGAACTCCGAGccttgatgttgtggtgtcACATATGCCTGCTTCATGCAGCAGAAATGAGAAGACGGTGAGTCAATGACAAGAATTATCTCCCGATGTGGCCAATCCAGTCCATTCTAATGCTGCACACGAAGCGGGCTTATGCAGGTTGGACGCCGCGATATTGGCCAACTGCGGCTCTGAGAGGGGCAAGACCAGGCAGAACGAGCTCAGGTTACTCCATTGCGTGAATTCTGACCGCACATTAAGTTGGTAGCTACCCCTCACTTTTGACTTGTAAAAGCACCTGATTCCACCTGGGTTCGGTCATCCAGAAACACAAGCCCGGGAAACCATCACGATGGTCAGGTGTGCACCTTCTCGTGGCCACTCGAAGGCTGACGACTCGAACAGAGTCCAAGTCTTCCATTACGAGCCCGACACTTCTGATTCCTATTCGGATTCCTCCGACTACGTTGAACAAAATGCTCGTTCCCCCTCCTTTCTGTCTCGCGTGTTCAAACCGAAGAAGAAGTGGCAAGATGCCGCAGTTCAGGTTTACAAACGTCACCAGGGCGACAACCTCTACATCCACAAAGTCCGTCTGCAAAGCCCACAGCTTAAGGAAGCCTTGAAAGGCCTTCTTGAGCTATATGGGTTGGTATACCGTGATGACAGTGTCATGGTTGAATCCCTCGCCCCGCATCGCGCCCTCTTCTTTGTGCGCCATCACGTTGCTGAGCTTGCAAAGATGTCCAAAGACGACGAGACCAGCGCCCATTGCTCTTTGCTTAGCGGCATCATCCAGGAAATCTTCAAGGACAAGTTCGAAGAGATTGAGACTCTCaacaaggaggagaagatcacTTTTGAACTCTTGTGGACTCTCTACCCAGAAGGGAGCATCTTCGGCACCCAGCTTGCCGATGAAGTCCCCCGTGCCTACAAGGTCAACAAGATCACTCTTACCAAGGAGAAGGTAGAGATCAAATGCGAGACAATCATGTTCAGCGGTTACTCTTTCCGACGATACTTTTGGAACGTCGGTATCGAGAGGTTCGATGGCGAGATTGACCGACTTCAGATACCAATCATACCGTATATCGACCTGGCATGCAATAGGGGGTTGTGTGATAGGCTGATTCAGCGAGGAAGGAAGGCATTGGACTTCCAGGTCCCAAGGTACATGGAGTATGACCCGGAGGCTTGCCGTGACGATGCGGTGGCTAGCCCGTGGGTTTGGAAGGGATCAGACCACAAACTGGTACGTCAATTGTTATGCTGGCACAactcttctcttttgctAATTATGCTTTTACAatgcaggagaaggaaaaggttgttgttgactttTTCCTGGTGCGGAAGCGGGTCCCCTACCGCTTCGCCCATGAACTTCTTCCTGGGTACAAAACCGGGACTCGCATGGGAGCCAAAAAGTTCCGCAGAGCAACACCTGAAGAGATTGACCACAGCAGACACGTGGTGATGAAGTCTACTGACAACCTCCTGATTATGTCTCCTTATGTTTCAggcttttctctttccaagAGAACCTATGGTACGTTGAACCAGCTCCTAATCATTCACCGCCATGACGTTTCTGACATCCCTAGCCGACTTCGAGCTCGATGCGCTCAAGCCGATTAAACGCGACCTGAATGCGATGGAGAAGGTTATTTTCGACGATACCAAGAAGGCCATTCTCAAAACTCTGGTTGAGAACCAGAGGCTGACGGCCCAGAATCAGGATGGTCGTAAGCCACAATCACCTCATAAGTCTTTGATTTGCGGCTAACACGAAGGGTAAATTGAAGGCAACCGGGCCCTCGTAATTTCGATTTCCGGACCAAGCGGGACAGGAAAGACTCTGCTGGCTGAATCTGGTATGTACCTCCAGAGCTGAGTTCTCCTCAATCGACCTAACCAGACCTCCGGGGCTAGTGGCGGCGTTTACTGGGCAGCCACTCTTGAAAAACTGGGACATTGTGAGAGATACATTTGAGGAGGCAAGAGATTGGGATGGCTGTATCTTAGTTGAGAAGCCATCATTGGGCCCTTTGCCAGCTCAGCTTGATGCAAATGGTAAGCAGACTTCGTCTCTCATCGCATTACCCAACGCGCTTCTCATGGAAAATCGAAAAACTGATGGATTTGACCGGAAATTCAAGCCTTCGTCAAAGAGCTCGAAAATTTTAATGGTAAGTTTACCCAGCACCCCAGGCTTGGAAGCTCGTCAGATCTAACATGACGATTTCAATTTTGTAGGTATTGTCATTGTAACATCGCCAGGCAGGCCATTTGTGGCCCCCGCCATAGCCTCCCGTGCGCAGCTTCATATCAACCTTCGCTATCCCAGTTTGTTCGAGCGAAAGCGTCTCTGGGAACTCTTCAATGACCAGCTCCCTAACGACGTTGGGAAACTGACCTCAAGTGAACTTGAGCTGTTGGCAGCTCATCCAACGAACGGTTATGCCATCAAGAACCTCCTTGATGTCTCCGCGGCATGGTGCAGGTCGCTACATCGACCCATCAGCTTTGATATGATTGTCAAGCTCAGGGAAGATACTGCTACTTCTGGTGGCGGTGggccgcctccaccgccgccacctcccgcCGGCATGGGCTGGCCACCTAGAGGCCCGGCTATGCCTTCAGGAATGGGGGGAAGAGTTCGTGGTCCCCCGCTTGGACCAATCGGGACTGTCGTTTACACATCCCCGCCCAGAGAGTCAAAGAAGAAGGTTCGCAGATACATACTTGTTTctgatgatgacaatgacaACGAGTCGGAACAGAGCATCAGCACTCTCAGCTccgatgatgacgacaagAGTCTAGAATCTGACTCGGATACTTCGCGCGATTGAGCTGGGAAATACCAGCGCAGGTTTTGGGATTTTCTTGTCACGAGTGAATGAACTGTCGGCTTGGTTTCTGCTGCGCTACACGGGGGTAGGTAACTTTACTCGAACCATTTTCGCAGCTTTCATATTCATATTTCTATTTATGATGTAACGAAACACTCTCAGTAAGCTAGGTCAATTCAAGGAGTATGTGAAGTTGGCTGTTCTATCGCAGTGAAGTAAATCATCTTGATGAATAAAGAAGTGGTCTGGCGATGTTCTGAAACTTGTGTCAGGATAGAGTACCTTAGTTTTAAAGCTCAGATTGAAGGTAAGAAGGGTTTGGATCAAGTTGATGAAAAGCTTAGGGTAAAATACTAGGAAGCTTGGATAACGGACGCATAAAGCTTAGATTAAAAGAACAAGGTTGAATGATTGAAAGAGTAATAATTTTCATATAATATAAGTAAAATATTAAGGGGTTGTGATAGGTGCGGTCACTGTGGCAGTCCAGAAAAATGGGTGCAATGATGATAAATTCTGGTGGAAGATCTAGTGCGAAAGGAGAGCTATATCATGCCTGCTTGCCAGTGCCGTGCCAGGATCCTGCCTCCAAGTGTCCTAACAGGTTGCTTTATACATTATGATAATGAATCCGACTCCCGCCTTTGTCAAAGTATATCACTTACTTTTGCCCCTTTTGCCCCTGAATTGCATTTGGGAACCGTGCTCAGTTTACTACAATAAGTATCATTCTTGCCTGCATCAACGTCAATCACATGACAGGGAGCTTGGCTCAGTTGGAAGAGCGCAGGTCTCATACAATGTATGATCTGTGTGTCTAACACCAGAGTTATCCTGAGGTCGTGAGTTCGAGCCTCACAGTTCCCATTTACTTTTGCTGCCACTTGCCGCAGCAAAGGTGTTTTGTTTCGCCTGCTACACCCCAAAAGGTTAAGAGTAATTTTTATTTCTTTGCTGTGCATGGTCTACACTTTGGAAACTCTCTATGTGACCCGACATAGTCCGCAAGCAAGCAAGGAGTCACAGAACACCTAAGGAGCAAAGGCAACTGGGAAAATACACTTCATTTGCATAACGAAACTCAGAATCTAAAACAGTGCAACATCACCTCCTAAAAGAGCGACaatgaagaaagaaacaagctcaatcctccaccccatcccgGAAATCTTCCCTTATCCAACCCTAACCTTCCATACCCCTATttccttccccctttcccttttctccaTTTCCAAATCTACTCCACCCCATCTACCTCTTAACACGATAGCTCCTAATCTTCCTCGCCGGAGTCAACCGGTGGTCTCCATTCCCATTGCGATAGCTCAACCCATCGCAGTTCTTGTTGACAAACAGCTCAAAGGTGTTGGGATCAGGGAGCAACGAAGTATCCTTGTTGAACCTTGCCCTGTTGACGTTCAGGACAGGGGTAAAAGCAATATTCTTGCAGCCCGAGTTGGGATCACGGCCAGAGGCGGTCATCTTGCGGCCGTCGGAAGCAAAGAGCTCGAGTTTCCAGGCAGAAGCCAGGGAAAGCggagcgaggatgagggtggaGAGCTTCATTGTGGTGGATGTTTGATATGGAAAGTGATTGTTCTTGTCTTTGGTGATAGAGAAGTGTAGTAGTGTGATTATGATGTGGCtgctgagggtgaggatgaggaaagaaaaagactcAGATACTCGAGGCCAACCTGATCCTTTATAGAACCTCATTCCTCCTCACTTTCAACCTGCTCTCAACTTcatcactcccctcccctcggcttcttctccccgTTCTTACTCCCCTTCCAGTAATCGCCTCCCATACTAAATCACCCTAGCGGCCaatccaccatctcctcggTCAACGGTGGAATTCCGATGCCGTAATTCCTCTTCCAAAAACACACCACCAAGCTGAACCCGACATTCCAGtcccctctcccatcacccaAAGCCTTGTATCTAGCTCACCCCTTGCATAAGGCTGCGCCAGCCGACCCCATTAATAGAAGTAAGATCTGGGGTCCTCGCCCCATTTCCCCGGACCAACGCCTGCCGATCCAAGATCTTGTCTTACCAGAACCTTTGACATCGTGGCTCAGCAACCCACACCCCAATAATGCACAAGCAAACATGTCATCGCGGCTAGATTAAACCACCATATTCCCCAGCCCTTACACCCTCGGCGtttcaaacaaaacaaactcCAACCAAAACAAGGACCATCCTCCAATgcaacacccccaacaccagcttGGTACCGACGAGACAATAATAAAAGGCCAGAGAAGGCCTAACCTTACGAGTAATCGTAAACTCATTGGCCCCCAAGCCCCAGCATTCCAATCCTGCGCTAAAATGCGAACCGACACACCACCATAATCATCGGCCTGGTATTTATCCGCCGAGCCTCCTCTCtcaaaacaaccaaacccTTCCCGTAGATCCTATGCACATGACAAGATTGCAACGGAGGAAAAAACCAACTTCATAAGCAAATTATCTCTGACCATACTCAAAAAGACACAGCCATTCTTTCATCAACCATGGCACCATCACGTCTCTAGAACTGCATGGACACCTAGCTGAAGAAAACCAATCcaccctttcccctttcaaACAACAAAGTTACACAAAACATCAAAATCATGGTCGAAAAACCCTGGCGATACACTGACCCGAAAATAAAATCAGATTCAAGGAAACCATAACCTACTAGCTTTAGCACCACCCTGACCCCAAAGCAGATAGCACATTGACCCACCATTCCCATTCCAATCATTCCTCTCTAAAGGCAAGACCAAGTaatccaacccccaaagacccaccctcaccctccggCATGTCtcgaaaaaagaaaagggaaagCCGCAGGTAGCTAGGAAACGAAAATAGTCGGGTAATGGCTTCCGCCTGTCCAGGCGACACCGCCAGCAAAGCTCACCAATCTCCGGCTCCCAACACCCTGTCGCTGCAGAGGGCCCTCTTGGTGATTCGTCCTTACTTGGCCAGTTGATTTGGTGCCGTACCAGTTTGTCCAGTCTTAGCTGGAGTACCAGCATTCTTAACGACAGCTGGAACTTCGGGGACAGCCAGGTAACCACTGAGGGCTTTCTCGAGCATGCTCACCATGGAACCTGACACTCTTGAGCTGCTCTTCCTActccactccctcacctttGCCAGTATTGCTGGTTTCTGGAGCTGCAAGTGCTTCAGGGCAATGTCACCCCAGATTTGGCAATCGGCCAGGCTGGCAGTATTAGAGTATTGGGATGTAGAAGGGGAATTGCCCAGAGCCTGGAGCCAAGGCATGATGGCATGATAGACCGTATTGCATTCTATGTTGCGATCGTACGCTTCGCTGCCGGCGTGGTTGGGTACGATTTCGTAACCAGGTTCGTTATAGTATGGCCGCTCGACAAAGATCATGGCTGGTAGAATGAGCGGTTAGTTGGAGCTTGGTCGTCTAGGTTGAACGGAATTACATACACTGTATAGAAACCAAAACCTGTAGGATTGTCGAAACGTTTGGCACCCATCCCTGTCCATTCCATGTCCCGATCAGTGACAGGCAAACTAACCGATCATAGAAAACGTTAGCAGCTTACTGGCTGTAAAGCGCGTGGCTAAAACATACCTTTTCCGTTTGCATACAAGTTTGGGTTGAACCTGACCTTGCCACCGCCTGTCGTCAGAAACTGCACCTTTGGTGGCGCCGTGGGAAAGTCCGAGCCACAAAGAATGTcaaagaggaagatgccATGCTCATAAGGCGTGTTCTTAGGCCCGATGATCAACACTTTGAGCATGTCTGGTCGTGACTCGCCGTAGCGGACATAGATGCCGTCGGGAAGGTCCGCGTGTAGCGATGAGATCTGCGCAAACAGCTTTCTCATCCGCTGGCCATTGGAGTTCACGACTTGGTTTTGAAAACCCGTGTAAAAGTTGGCCAACAAAAGATCATCCTTGATTTCCATCACACCATGTAACTTGTGGTAGTCGGTCATCTTAGCCGCTGCTGCTATCGATTCGAGTTCCTTGTTTTTGGACCGTGTGACGACAGTGCTCGTTGTAGAAGCTGACGCACGGGGACCCGGGCGAGCCTTGTCGTCTTCCGGTGCGGGTTTCAGATGATGAAGAACGTCTTGCAGGTCGCAGACTTGTCGCGCAATGCAGATTGCTTCGTCACCGTCATCCGCAGACCCAAAGCTCTTGGAGCCATCCATGAAGACTCGGCAAACTACAGATAGTTTCTCCACTACCGTATAAACAGATTGTGCAGTTTCGGGTTTAATATGGTTGCTTGATATAGCCTGCCTGGAAGGAGGCATTGAAGCCATTGAAGCCATTAGTAACTGTTGCGAGGGTGGGAAGTGGATCTGCTCGTGGAATATGCACGAGGCGGCGTCCCAGTTTCGCGCCAACCTGTGAACAAAGAGAAGGGTTGCCTTGATAATGCCAGCCCTCGCATCCATCTCGCCAATAGCAGCTGATCGCAAAATCTCGCAAGCGAGTCGCATCATGGGAGATGTATGGATCATGACCCGTAGGCCAGGTGTGGACTCAAACTCTTTCTTATCCACGGATGGAAGCACTTCTGCAAGTGTCAAGAAATATGAAACTGCATCAGCGGACTCGGGCGTTGGCTTGGAATTGTGGAACTGCTGAGGCTGCCCTTTGAAAGGATTGAAACTGTACGAGTCGTGTGCATAGCCAGTGCCCCTTGCAAAAGCTGTCTGCTGTTGagggggctgttgagggggCTGTAGCTTTTGCTGTTGCTTTGGCTGTTCTTTTGATGCAGGCGTAGAAATCTTCGTGGCTGTAGGTCTTTCGTAACCGCATAGTAAAGAGAAAATCACAAAGGCGCGCCCCTCGGGGCAACACCAGGACGCTCTTATGGCATCAGTTACTCGGACGGCGTTGGCCCTCTGTCGGGTCAACGATGTACCTCGAGTACCACAGGCCAAACAACCTTGACAGCCACAGTATCTGCATTTTGTAAAAGGGTGGATCATCCCTACTAGAGTCGTCAGTGTACCGCATTTGAAGCGTCAAAGTCTTGAGTGACGAAACGACTTGCCTGCTTTGAGCATGGACTTTGTCTTCTGAACAAGTACGTCTGCTGTCATGTCATTGCTCTTGCCACATTGGCAGCACTTCCACCTGTGGTATTTCTCCCTGAACTCGGCCAGATGGCTCTGCGTCTCTTCCTCTGTCACAGGCGAGAAGATCTGGGGGCTCGACTCTGGCTGGTTTTTGTATTCGTGTTCCGCCTCTTGAAGAATGCGGGCTATGGCCTCGTCGTTCAAGACTTGACGCtggtcgtcatcgtcgtaTATCAGGCTGCTAGAGCTGCTGTCTGACTGGCTCGAGGAATTGCTGCGTGAAAACTGCGATGGAGGTGCGTCCAGGTCGATCGGATTGCCCCTCCTTGATCCTGGTGGGTCGGCCGACATGATGAAAGCTGTTAACCCGGTCAGTAACCAGAATGGTCGAAGATATCTTGAATCCCGGATCCGTTCCAAACGCCCCCTTAGCACAAACCACAATGTTTGCGATAACGTAATAATCAAGACATTCATGATAATGCCACTGATATTGCAGGGGGTTGCATTACAAAGTGGTTTTGATGGGATATTCATGGCGGAGAGAGCAGGTTTGACTTACGCATGGTTGGGTAGGCGAGAGTATTGCTGACCCCACTGGAAGACGTGCTAGGAAGCTCGTTTGCTTTCGAAGAGCCCGCTGGTGACGTCGACGGCGCTGACAGAGAGGGGGGATACTGTACGGCTTTCTTGGTGGGTCCTAGCATTGTCCGGAGCTGCTTCGGGGGTTGGCTTGATGCATCATCTTCTGCGATGCGTCTTTTTGATGGCCGGAAGATGCTCTGAACCTTCTGCATCCTCATGCCCAGTCTCTCCTTAAAAGGCGGCATGGCAGATGGTTGAGAGCTGCCCGCGTGTGGAAACGCAGTGTCGAGAGTGTGGGGATCTGGGCTACCTAGGTATCCAGTACCCAACATAGGGTGAAGTCAAATGTCAGGCGTTGAAGTGGGATCCGGCGGTGCTTTGGGGAGAACGCAAGCGAAGTCTAAAAAAGAAGTTCGACGGCGCTCTAGACTGATGATTTCGCTTCTGCCAGTGTGAACTTGTTCTCTTTTGTTGCCTGCTTAAGTGACTGTGACGATATCCAGTAAGCAGCAAGCTCAAATCCACCCAGACTGGCAGATGGTGAATTTGATGGCTTGCGAGTTGCTCCGTAAAGAAGCTAATCCAAGGGAATGTGAAACCCGTGTTGACGGATTGTGGGGCATCCAAATCTTGAGGGCTTGGGGTGAGTATATTGAGGCGTTTCGGGCGTTTGTCGGGTGTCAACGAATGAATGTGAGATAGCTGCTATCACAATAGCTTGGTTTTATTCCCTCGGGAGAGCAGATGTTAATCACTTGTTACGACGCTGCCGCCGGGGAAGTCGACAATAGCCCCCAAATCCAGAGGAAGCAAACACCAAAGTTGCAAATAGTGAGCTCAGATGACGGCGACGTCGAGGTCCTGGGTGCAGCATCTGACCTGCCCGCTTTTCACTGCCCGCAGTTTGCCCGAAGAGCCGTTGGCTTCCTATGGGTAGGCAACCTGTGTGACTGCACCTATCAAAGCTCCCAGCTGTGGCTGTCGGAGCCCGGGCCAACCGACAGGCAGCACCTGCCCGTGACTTGACTTCCGTTCCACCTCATTGACCAACCGATTAATGAAGGTGCCTTGTTGGTCTGAGCGGGTCAGGACAGCAAGCCAACGGCGGCATTGTATGAAAGACCAGCCATCCAACATGGAAGGAACAATGCCAACACTCGTACGGCACGATGGCCTCATGCACTCGGCTCTTAGCTCCTTCCACAAAATGCAGCGGTGGCATTCTTCTCCCGTCTTTGCCGAGAAGATGAGTACATCCCCCCAAAGAACCTGgaacacaccatcaccagtaTCATGCTTTTGTTTGTACAAAGCAGCACTACCTCAACAGACCCGTACACAGCACACACATTTTCTTTCGGCCCGGCCATGAAGCGGTGGCTCGCAGCCCTCGCACCATCGGCTCTCGCAGCAGCCCAAGATatcacaaccccctccataCGAATTGAAACTCGAGTTCCCTTAAACTCAAGGCTCTGCAATGTATACGTCGAACACGTGCAACCTGTCAAAGGTGCTGTCGACTTTAGCTATGGCTCCTGCCAGCAGCTAACCCCACACGACTCCCACCACTTTATCGCGACCAGCACAGATGCCTCCCAGGACCGACTCGTTTGGACGCTACCCGAGGACATCTTTTCCGGCGGATGTATTTCGGCATggagcaccaccacaaatgTCTTGCTGGGCAGAAGCGAGGTGCAGCACCTGGATCTCCACACGATGGCCCGAAGACGACATGCCCGCCTTGCCCGCCGCAGCAATGACCCCAACAGCATTTTGATGGACAATTCTACAGGTGTCAATGTTTGGGGACCATGGtttgatggtgtcgaggtgCTCAAGAATGCCGAATGCAGCGCTATCGATTCAGCTGCAGCCAAGCAGAAAAGCATTGCCATTGTCGGCGCTGGCATGTCTGGTCTGATGGCGTACCTTTGCTTGACCCAACAGGGACTTACCAGTGTCAGCCTTATTGAGGGTGGAGATCGTCTCGGTGGTCGGGTTCAAACGGTGTACCTGAGCGGTGGCCCTTTCGATTACAGTTACCAAGAGATGGGTCCCATGCGAGTTCCCATGACGCTTACTGTTGCCAACCAGACGTACAACATGTCGGACCACCAACTCGTTTTCCAGCTGGTAGAGGAGATGAATATGCTCAATAaagacaacgacgacgaccttcATATTGACCTTATTGACTGGCTCGAGGCTGGTAGCCGTACACTCCCTCGTGATGGTGGATCAAACCgtgtgggtgaggttgatgggcaACAAGGGAGACCTGACAACCAAGGCGCTGTGGACCAGCTGGGGATGTCTGTGGAGGAAATCTTTGACAAGGTCAACAAAGCTTTGCCGTGCGAGGACTTTTGTGTGGAGATGGCCAACAACATGTTTACTGCTCATCGCAAGTGGCTCGGTATGTCTCGTCTTTTTCATTTCCGTGGCTATTGTATTAATCAATGTTGCAGAAAAGGGACTGTTTGACCTTGCCGGAAACCAATGGAGCGAGTTTGCCTTCACGGCTGAGtacctcaacaacaatgtCAATAATACTCATTTCGGATACTGGGGTAAAGGGGCTTCGTCGTTCTGGGACAAGGTATACGGGTCAAAATCTCTGTAGCCTGATTGGCCTGCTGACCTGGTTTCAGCTTTGCGAGGATTTGTATTTGAATACAACGACTTGGAAGACCATCGATGGAGGTACGGACTCTGGCGATTGCAGAGGTTCTGAGTCCAATGCTGATATATTGGGCACTTGCAGGCATATCACGTCTTCCACAATCTTTCGGGCCTCTTGTTGAAGGCGCAATCACCATGAATCGGCGGATCGACCGGGTACAACCATCATTGGTCCAGCGCACGGTTACCTTGCAGTCCAAAAACAATGCCACCGGAGACATTGACAGCACGACACATGACTACGTTCTCTTTGCGGTTCCTTTTTCGGCCATGAGACACTAGGAGATCTCGGAACTCAGCGAAATCATGATGGAAGCCATCTCGACTCTTCCATACACATCCGCATGCAAGGTGGCGCTGGAGTTTGAAACTCGGTTCTGGGAACACCTCGACCAGCCGATCTACGGATCATGCTATAATGCTGGACCAGATTACCCCGGCATCGGGTCCGTCTGTTATCCATCCTACAATATCAACGGCACTGGCCCAGGCGCCCTCCTCGGGTCCTATATTTCGAATCCAGAATGGACTGAGAAGTGGATGGCGATGAATGAAAACGAGCATGTTCAGTATGTTCTGGATGCCATGGTTGGAATTCACGGCAGTGTTGCCCAAAAGCAATACACTGGCAGATCCAGTCGGGTTTGTCAAGCTTTGGACCCCCTTGAGGGTGCCAGCTGGGCGGATCCTACTGTTGGGCAGCATCAGCTTTACTTGCCTGAGTATTTCAAGACACACAACAATGTGAGATTCTAGTATGAGGCAGGTTGATGGCCGTGTACTAATGAGATGGAACAGATGATCTTCATTGGGGAGCACACCAGCTATACACATGCTTGGATTGCATCGGCTCTTGAGTCGGGTATTCGTGGGAGTGTTCAGCTTCTACTGGGTAAGTTGATATTGAGGAAGAGATGGCGGCGACAGTTGACTAATTTTGTGACAGAGTTGGGGCTTGTCGACGAGGCAAAGGCTACTGTGGAAAAATGGATGGCGAGGTGGGTTGAAGTGGTGAGTGAAGTTTTGTATCGAGCAAATGTCGATTTGTGCTAACGCATGAATAGTAAGGAGTGTGTTGCGGATTACGGTattgaaaagaaaaggaggtgaTTGTTACATAAGCAGTAGTTGTTGAATCTATAGGTGCAATAGCTTCAAAAATCCGGGGAAACACATTCTTTTATTCAAATTTCTCAGCTGGGCCAATTTGTTTTGATGCACACCAATGCAGTTAAGAGTTGGTTTAGTTGCAAGTATGACGCAGAGATGAGACTCCGTCGCCCTGCATAACAAGGAGATTTGAACGGTGCGGTACCTACAGTAGTGGTGTAGCATTGCTGCGTGTCAGGGAACCAAGCGTTGTTGTTCCACCCTAGCATGGAGCGGCTAGGGTAGGTATAATAATGTCCGAGATAAGGGGTGTGATGAGGCGGGCATGGGGGTTAGCTTGGGGGAAGGTTCGGTGCAGGGGGCACGTTCTGGACAGGATAACTGGCACTGTGAAAGCAGGCAAATCATGCCTCAAAAGACAAATAGTCGATAGTCTTCAGATGATAATCACTAGTCTtttaaagatagttgatgggcctttaaagatatttGCAAGGCCTATTGACTTTCTTTCGTGGCATGGTTCCCCATGTAATAAGGGGCTAACTTACCTGGTAGTCTTGCTGTGCCAATTAattgtggtgagggtgtgggCGGTTAGGTGccgctggtgatgatggtggtgttgcatgggtggtgggtttttgGAAGGGTTCTCTtgagttggaggtggtgaaacTCATGTTTTGTGGGATGTTACATTCATGGTGCGATGCACATGATGTTGGCAATGAAGACTACTGCAACTAAAAGATGACAGAGATCACGAtgttggttgctgctgtgggcTACTGCTGCTAGGCAACTGCGCTCTGAATGTATTtcaggaggtggatggtATTTGAATAAGGGGGTGATTTTTATACAATATGGAGTCCATGAGGAGGGTATTGTTGAGATATCGAATTTCATGTCTTGCAGCATCGAATTACTCGGGTTTATCAGTGCGGGAACAGGGAGCTGGGGATCGGCACGGGGGAGCTGGGTCTGGTTATTGTACGGTGTGGATGAGCGGAGTTAAAGGGCGGTGGTTCTCATCtgagttggtgatgaagagagTCTCCTGGATATGAGACAAGATAATGTTGTGAGGGTTTGAAACTTTGCCGGGGTGAGAGACATCAGATGTGGGATGTGGCACCGCAGGCATATGAAGAAGTCACATCATCACACCCTCTCACACTGTGTTGGTTCTATCTCA from Podospora pseudoanserina strain CBS 124.78 chromosome 2, whole genome shotgun sequence includes the following:
- a CDS encoding hypothetical protein (EggNog:ENOG503NZW0; COG:O) → MVRCAPSRGHSKADDSNRVQVFHYEPDTSDSYSDSSDYVEQNARSPSFLSRVFKPKKKWQDAAVQVYKRHQGDNLYIHKVRLQSPQLKEALKGLLELYGLVYRDDSVMVESLAPHRALFFVRHHVAELAKMSKDDETSAHCSLLSGIIQEIFKDKFEEIETLNKEEKITFELLWTLYPEGSIFGTQLADEVPRAYKVNKITLTKEKVEIKCETIMFSGYSFRRYFWNVGIERFDGEIDRLQIPIIPYIDLACNRGLCDRLIQRGRKALDFQVPRYMEYDPEACRDDAVASPWVWKGSDHKLEKEKVVVDFFLVRKRVPYRFAHELLPGYKTGTRMGAKKFRRATPEEIDHSRHVVMKSTDNLLIMSPYVSGFSLSKRTYADFELDALKPIKRDLNAMEKVIFDDTKKAILKTLVENQRLTAQNQDGRNRALVISISGPSGTGKTLLAESVAAFTGQPLLKNWDIVRDTFEEARDWDGCILVEKPSLGPLPAQLDANAFVKELENFNGIVIVTSPGRPFVAPAIASRAQLHINLRYPSLFERKRLWELFNDQLPNDVGKLTSSELELLAAHPTNGYAIKNLLDVSAAWCRSLHRPISFDMIVKLREDTATSGGGGPPPPPPPPAGMGWPPRGPAMPSGMGGRVRGPPLGPIGTVVYTSPPRESKKKVRRYILVSDDDNDNESEQSISTLSSDDDDKSLESDSDTSRD
- a CDS encoding hypothetical protein (EggNog:ENOG503PWZX) is translated as MKLSTLILAPLSLASAWKLELFASDGRKMTASGRDPNSGCKNIAFTPVLNVNRARFNKDTSLLPDPNTFELFVNKNCDGLSYRNGNGDHRLTPARKIRSYRVKR
- a CDS encoding hypothetical protein (EggNog:ENOG503NYWY; COG:O), whose translation is MLGTGYLGSPDPHTLDTAFPHAGSSQPSAMPPFKERLGMRMQKVQSIFRPSKRRIAEDDASSQPPKQLRTMLGPTKKAVQYPPSLSAPSTSPAGSSKANELPSTSSSGVSNTLAYPTMPFIMSADPPGSRRGNPIDLDAPPSQFSRSNSSSQSDSSSSSLIYDDDDQRQVLNDEAIARILQEAEHEYKNQPESSPQIFSPVTEEETQSHLAEFREKYHRWKCCQCGKSNDMTADVLVQKTKSMLKAGKSFLGMIHPFTKCRYCGCQGCLACGTRGTSLTRQRANAVRVTDAIRASWCCPEGRAFVIFSLLCGYERPTATKISTPASKEQPKQQQKLQPPQQPPQQQTAFARGTGYAHDSYSFNPFKGQPQQFHNSKPTPESADAVSYFLTLAEVLPSVDKKEFESTPGLRVMIHTSPMMRLACEILRSAAIGEMDARAGIIKATLLFVHRLARNWDAASCIFHEQIHFPPSQQLLMASMASMPPSRQAISSNHIKPETAQSVYTVVEKLSVVCRVFMDGSKSFGSADDGDEAICIARQVCDLQDVLHHLKPAPEDDKARPGPRASASTTSTVVTRSKNKELESIAAAAKMTDYHKLHGVMEIKDDLLLANFYTGFQNQVVNSNGQRMRKLFAQISSLHADLPDGIYVRYGESRPDMLKVLIIGPKNTPYEHGIFLFDILCGSDFPTAPPKVQFLTTGGGKVRFNPNLYANGKVCLSLIGTWNGQGWVPNVSTILQVLVSIQSMIFVERPYYNEPGYEIVPNHAGSEAYDRNIECNTVYHAIMPWLQALGNSPSTSQYSNTASLADCQIWGDIALKHLQLQKPAILAKVREWSRKSSSRVSGSMVSMLEKALSGYLAVPEVPAVVKNAGTPAKTGQTGTAPNQLAK
- a CDS encoding hypothetical protein (COG:H; EggNog:ENOG503NX1U), which codes for MLLFVQSSTTSTDPYTAHTFSFGPAMKRWLAALAPSALAAAQDITTPSIRIETRVPLNSRLCNVYVEHVQPVKGAVDFSYGSCQQLTPHDSHHFIATSTDASQDRLVWTLPEDIFSGGCISAWSTTTNVLLGRSEVQHLDLHTMARRRHARLARRSNDPNSILMDNSTGVNVWGPWFDGVEVLKNAECSAIDSAAAKQKSIAIVGAGMSGLMAYLCLTQQGLTSVSLIEGGDRLGGRVQTVYLSGGPFDYSYQEMGPMRVPMTLTVANQTYNMSDHQLVFQLVEEMNMLNKDNDDDLHIDLIDWLEAGSRTLPRDGGSNRVGEVDGQQGRPDNQGAVDQLGMSVEEIFDKVNKALPCEDFCVEMANNMFTAHRKWLEKGLFDLAGNQWSEFAFTAEYLNNNVNNTHFGYWGKGASSFWDKVYGSKSL